Proteins encoded within one genomic window of Arachis ipaensis cultivar K30076 chromosome B08, Araip1.1, whole genome shotgun sequence:
- the LOC107610445 gene encoding uncharacterized protein LOC107610445: MDTRRKPSSMAIECLEMFHGIDRTAFRMLTQVLHREVKQSLMVMPFLLSMETMGLSGIVQTTIKKEGWFMNSLAEECVICLQCLLFPEFSGVVEKSRKLETLGHVLKTELTLYQVHRMRSVLLTIIPDTLSNICSRILGDITMDAVWLEYQRNPKRLLGFNTQDQCISVAPEASSRHNNGRGLHMQQGGRQTEQDKGKYKYVCKELDDAEHPKTLTVCFGRESMPTADGIAEFFCNFFGHVVQRVTVMPRRDIDSGDFAFVLFNDALILRIIMGDKNVVHHTIQDMKSWIRWWTGTHYRCVN, encoded by the coding sequence ATGGATACTAGAAGGAAGCCCTCAAGCATGGCAATCGAATGTTTGGAAATGTTCCATGGAATCGATCGAACTGCATTCAGGATGCTGACACAAGTCCTTCACCGTGAAGTTAAACAGTCCTTGATGGTCATGCCATTTCTACTGTCAATGGAGACCATGGGACTGAGTGGTATTGTGCAAACAACCATAAAAAAGGAAGGCTGGTTTATGAACAGTCTTGCCGAGGAATGTGTCATCTGTTTGCAATGCCTACTATTTCCGGAGTTCTCAGGGGTTGTGGAGAAATCCAGAAAACTCGAAACCCTCGGACACGTGCTAAAAACTGAGCTCACCTTATACCAGGTTCATAGGATGAGATCCGTCCTCCTAACGATAATTCCCGATACCCTCTCAAACATTTGCTCTAGAATTCTAGGCGACATAACAATGGATGCCGTGTGGTTGGAGTATCAGAGGAATCCTAAAAGACTATTGGGTTTCAACACACAAGACCAGTGCATATCAGTTGCACCAGAGGCATCGAGTAGACATAACAATGGCCGAGGATTGCATATGCAACAAGGAGGAAGGCAAACTGAGCAAGATAAGGGAAAGTATAAGTACGTCTGCAAGGAGCTGGATGACGCGGAACATCCAAAGACACTGACTGTATGCTTCGGTCGAGAGTCCATGCCCACTGCAGATGGCATTGCTGAGTTTTTCTGCAACTTCTTTGGTCATGTGGTTCAAAGGGTGACAGTCATGCCTCGGAGGGACATAGACTCGGGTGATTTTGCTTTCGTTCTTTTCAACGACGCATTAATCCTGCGCATTATCATGGGGGACAAAAATGTTGTTCATCATACCATACAAGACATGAAAAGTTGGATCAGATGGTGGACAGGAACACATTATCGCTGTGTGAATTAG
- the LOC107610444 gene encoding protein FAR1-RELATED SEQUENCE 5-like: MSIKEDDVKNDSDNDLGDDFDYQPNVEDDADDNDVDSLDSTNKSEEVCGVKRIADLMVEDIWNLEFRTEDEACQFYNAYSCWHGFVMRKDDVVRDNQGRIISRQLVCNKEGWRNMRSLDMDDRSREARSLTQTKCPARLRVNLDYGCGRWKVSCFVESHNHDLTPPQFAHLVLANRHLTVTDRVQVKNLHNFGVKSCHIMGYIAFQKGGYRHAGFTRKDLYNHIDRYRRAKVKNGDANAAMNYLIGKSNNDPLFFGKYTFTSDERLEHIFWADGQSIIDYRCFGDIVAFDSTYKKNKYNNPLVIFSGCNHHGQTVIFGSSLLSDETTETYKWLLETFVEAMGGKSPKAVITDGDLAMRDAIKNVLPDATHRLCGWHLQRNACENIKNSNFLRDFKGLIYDNNDQRDFDRRWAAILDKHNLVGSTWMEKTYETREMWSHCFLRDNFFGYIRTTSQCKGINSLIRFYVNRKNTLIDFMHNLDRALKEYRNNELIADFKSQCSEPVMITSLEVYERSASCYFMRNIFKEIRNEIQRVGALNITILSTTLDKVEFSVTALGDPAKDRRVEVDRGKNLFSCSCKLFESCGIPCSHILCAMKFENILEFPDSLIYKRWTKNAKNEFISTEMPVNDDIERVLKFRVGALASNCNKLCDIACKDLADFDEVQSELVNLVIRLQSRKQGNSMPNVNVEGINDPFVVKSKGAPSKKSSWRKKRACSNCHKYGHYYKHCPDLMQHSVEGNPRDRSYGNASAKDSGFSPERFANSSRSFSIKSEHHSGPNTNPFKKGGTRKFTATGIRNRKGKDNTFVEVKESQQDKRHSFTNYECVNDVIDDKCDTRHVQIDVRDPLPSSLPCGNKQGSYMALFASMHRTL, translated from the exons ATGTCCATAAAGGAGGATGATGTTAAGAATGATTCTGATAATGATTTGGGTGATGATTTCGATTATCAACCGAATGTAGAAGATGATGCTGATGACAACGATGTGGATTCGCTGGATTCCACTAACAAGAGTGAAGAAGTTTGTGGTGTAAAAAGAATAGCGGATTTAATGGTGGAGGATATTTGGAACCTGGAGTTTAGGACGGAGGATGAGGCTTGCCAATTTTATAACGCTTATTCTTGTTGGCATGGATTTGTAATGAGGAAGGACGACGTGGTTAGGGATAATCAAGGTAGAATCATTAGCAGGCAACTTGTTTGCAACAAAGAGGGCTGGAGAAATATGAGGTCTCTTGATATGGATGATAGATCAAGGGAGGCAAGGTCACTAACGCAAACCAAGTGTCCAGCTCGGCTTAGGGTAAACCTTGACTACGGCTGCGGTAGATGGAAGGTATCATGTTTTGTGGAATCTCACAACCACGATCTGACGCCACCCCAATTTGCGCATCTGGTACTGGCCAATCGTCATCTAACTGTCACTGATAGAGTCCAAGTgaaaaatcttcataattttggtGTCAAGAGCTGCCATATTATGGGGTATATTGCATTCCAAAAGGGTGGATATCGTCATGCTGGCTTCACACGAAAAGATTTGTACAACCACATCGATCGCTATCGTCGGGCAAAAGTTAAAAACGGGGATGCCAATGCGGCAATGAACTATTTGATTGGCAAGTCAAACAACGATCCGCTGTTCTTTGGAAAGTATACGTTCACTAGTGACGAAAGGCTGGAGCATATTTTTTGGGCAGATGGGCAGTCAATTATCGACTATCGCTGCTTTGGAGATATTGTTGCCTTTGATTCAACCTACAAGAAGAATAAATACAACAATCCTTTGGTCATTTTCTCTGGATGCAATCATCACGGGCAGACTGTTATCTTCGGCTCCAGCCTACTATCCGACGAAACCACAGAGACGTATAAGTGGTTGTTGGAAACCTTTGTTGAAGCGATGGGTGGGAAAAGTCCAAAAGCAGTAATAACTGACGGAGACCTTGCCATGCGAGATGCAATCAAGAATGTTCTGCCTGATGCGACCCATCGGTTATGTGGATGGCATCTGCAGAGAAATGCATGTGAAAATATAAAGAATTCTAATTTCCTGCGCGATTTTAAGGGTCTTATATACGACAACAACGACCAGAGAGACTTTGATCGGAGATGGGCAGCCATTTTGGATAAGCACAACCTTGTTGGTAGTACCTGGATGGAAAAGACGTACGAAACTCGTGAGATGTGGTCCCATTGTTTCCTCCGGGATAATTTTTTCGGTTACATAAGGACGACATCACAGTGTAAAGGTATAAATTCTCTCATCAGATTTTATGTTAATCGCAAGAACACCCTCATTGACTTCATGCATAACCTGGATAGGGCCTTAAAGGAGTATAGAAACAACGAATTAATAGCTGACTTTAAGTCTCAGTGCTCAGAGCCAGTGATGATTACCTCATTGGAGGTATATGAAAGATCTGCATCATGTTATTTCATGCGAAACATTTTCAAGGAAATTCGTAATGAGATTCAGAGGGTAGGGGCTTTGAATATAACGATACTAAGCACAACCTTGGACAAGGTAGAGTTCAGTGTGACTGCTCTCGGAGACCCGGCCAAAGATCGACGGGTGGAAGTCGATAGAGGTAAGAATCTGTTCTCGTGCTCGTGCAAGCTGTTTGAATCATGTGGTATTCCCTGTAGTCATATCTTATGTGCCATGAAGTTCGAAAACATACTTGAGTTTCCAGATTCGTTGATATACAAAAGGTGGACAAAGAATGCAAAGAACGAATTTATTAGCACAGAAATGCCTGTGAATGATGACATCGAAAGGGTCTTAAAGTTTCGAGTTGGAGCATTGGCATCGAATTGCAACAAGCTGTGTGATATTGCTTGCAAGGATCTTGCAGACTTTGATGAAGTCCAGTCTGAACTTGTCAATTTAGTTATCCGCCTGCAGTCACGCAAACAAGGAAACTCAATGCCTAATGTTAACGTGGAAGGCATCAACGATCCATTTGTTGTCAAAAGCAAAGGAGCCCCTTCCAAGAAGTCTTCTTGGAGGAAGAAGAGAGCATGCTCTAATTGCCACAAGTACGGTCATTACTACAAGCACTGTCCAGATCTGATGCAGCATAGTGTGGAAGGTAACCCTCGCGATCGATCATACGGCAATGCATCAGCCAAGGACTCAGGTTTTAGTCCAGAAAGGTTTGCTAATTCTTCGAGGTCGTTCTCAATTAAGTCTGAACACCACTCAGGACCTAATACCAAT CCTTTTAAAAAGGGTGGAACAAGGAAGTTTACGGCGACGGGTATAAGGAACCGGAAGGGTAAAGACAACACTTTTGTTGAG GTGAAGGAGTCACAGCAGGACAAAAGACATTCATTCACGAACTATGAATGCGTTAATGATGTCATTGATGATAAATGTGACACACGACATGTGCAGATCGATGTCCGAGATCCGTTACCATCGTCACTGCCTTGTGGCAACAAACAAGGATCGTACATGGCATTGTTCGCGTCAATGCATAGGACACTTTGA